From the genome of Ictalurus punctatus breed USDA103 chromosome 5, Coco_2.0, whole genome shotgun sequence:
ttcacgcaggtgagcaggaaccctagacatctttcttctgatgtttttcagagtcagtagaaaggtctctttagtatCCTAagttcagtcaaagccctcctCAATTCAtgtgcatcaaacatgagtacagctaaaaggtaatttaccaacaaaccactgagaaagacagtgcaaaacaattttgtacttctctgcaaaaaaaaaaaaaaacacaaaaaacttgCATAcaattttttccatttttccaaactccacgaaatcctgtatggactggcaTTTATAGAGCAAAAGGCTTCCTGAGGCAGAAGGATATTCAATTCCCTCACTTGGGTCAGAccatcaaaaacaaacaagcaaatcatacaattataaaaaatacTCAGTCTAAGGTCATCAACAGAAAATAGAAGCCTAGGAAGAACCAAAGACTACAGGGTAAATAGAGGATATGTGGCCTAAGAAACCAGTGAAATGGCTGAGAAATTCTGTGGGATGACACACCCATACTTTTGTAAAGAACAACAAAGTTGAATCTAGATCCCATAAGGGTTCTTGGGTTGTCCCTCTTAGGTAGTGCTTAAAGATTTTATGTGGAATCCTAGAATGTAAATTGTTTCCCAAACTAGAAAGTTTTTAAGAACCTTTAATTATACAAGGAGTCTTTTGATGAACTGTTGAAGATCATTTGTTCCCCAAAAGTGTACTTAAGACCAACAAGAAGAAACAAGATTAATAACAAGAAACTGGTAGTAACGATGATCCGGAGGAATATATTTATTCAGgggaataaataattttttaaaaatcagtgataataaataattaaaataaattataatgtgtataataatGCTGATTTGTTTCAGCGGATGCTTACAGTTGTACTCCATGTGTAGAGGGTTACTGGTCTGATGAAATGAGCATAATCTGCAAAAAGCGCACTATTGTCTATCTTCAACTCGAGGACCCTCTGTGCATGTTATTCTTCGTATGTGCTGTGGCCTTCATTGTTGTCTCCATTGGACTCATAATCCTTTTTGGCATCAACTACAACACTCCTGTGGTAAAGTCTGCTGGTGGTAATATGTGCTTGCTTATGTTATTTTGTTTGATTCTGGCCAACATTGGGGTGTTCTTTTACTTTGGAGTACCAGACCCAGTGAATTGTGTTTTAAGGAAtgtctttttcatatttttctaCACTATTTGCCTTTCTTGTATGGGTGTACGTTCCTTTCAAATTGTTTGTGTCTTCAAAATGGCTGCCCAGTTTCCAGATGTCTATCACTGGTGGATGAAGAACAATGGTCAGTGGCTCTGTATTAATGTCTACTCTTTCATACAGCTTGTTGCTTGTGGGATATGGCTTCTAACTGGAAGACCCAAACCCTACAATGACAGTACTTCTTTTAAAGATCAGACTATTTTGACATGTGATATGGGATCAATGGTCACATCCACCTTGGCT
Proteins encoded in this window:
- the LOC128632874 gene encoding taste receptor type 1 member 1-like: MSGVENWLMIDVNLLDKKFIYSERADAYSCTPCVEGYWSDEMSIICKKRTIVYLQLEDPLCMLFFVCAVAFIVVSIGLIILFGINYNTPVVKSAGGNMCLLMLFCLILANIGVFFYFGVPDPVNCVLRNVFFIFFYTICLSCMGVRSFQIVCVFKMAAQFPDVYHWWMKNNGQWLCINVYSFIQLVACGIWLLTGRPKPYNDSTSFKDQTILTCDMGSMVTSTLAWSCLWFLSIVCFCFSYMGKDLPKSYNEAKNITFSLLVFYLGWIAYFTAYIVFRGAYIQLLNAVAQLSSSYGIVISFYMPRAYIIIFQPKKNTQAYFQSSIQTYTQTLSRM